From one Streptomyces chromofuscus genomic stretch:
- a CDS encoding IclR family transcriptional regulator, with protein sequence MTAETSQTLDRGLRVLKLLADTDHGLTVTELSTKLGVNRTVVYRLLATLEQHALVRRDLGGRARVGLGVLGLGRQVHPLVREAALPALRALAEDIGATAHLTLVDGAEALAVAVVEPTWTDYHVAYRAGFRHPLDRGAAGKAILSARQRPECDPGYTLTQGELEAGACGAAAPLVGVTGVEGSVGVVMLADAVPERVGPRVVDAAREVAEALR encoded by the coding sequence GTGACCGCGGAGACCTCTCAGACGCTCGACCGGGGACTGCGCGTCCTCAAGCTGCTCGCCGACACGGACCACGGGCTGACCGTCACCGAACTGTCCACCAAGCTGGGCGTGAACCGGACCGTCGTCTACCGCCTGCTCGCCACGCTGGAGCAGCACGCGCTGGTACGCCGTGACCTGGGCGGGCGCGCCCGGGTGGGGCTGGGTGTGCTGGGACTCGGGCGGCAGGTGCATCCGCTGGTGCGGGAGGCCGCGCTGCCGGCGTTGCGGGCGCTGGCCGAGGACATCGGGGCGACGGCGCACCTGACGCTGGTGGACGGGGCGGAGGCGCTGGCCGTCGCCGTGGTGGAGCCGACGTGGACCGACTACCACGTGGCCTACCGGGCCGGCTTCCGGCACCCGCTGGACCGGGGCGCCGCCGGCAAGGCGATCCTGTCGGCGCGCCAGCGTCCCGAGTGCGACCCCGGCTACACCCTCACCCAGGGCGAACTGGAGGCGGGAGCATGCGGCGCCGCCGCCCCGCTGGTCGGTGTGACCGGTGTGGAGGGCAGCGTCGGCGTGGTGATGCTGGCGGACGCGGTGCCGGAACGGGTCGGGCCGAGGGTGGTGGACGCGGCCCGCGAGGTGGCCGAGGCGCTGCGCTGA
- a CDS encoding SUKH-4 family immunity protein gives MSTIDAAAAVITLTEDQLDPYVTHAPTRSWLTGPGLPGDSHLLTFEVLRSHGLRTVADVTADPDRLMTRLREQLVIGGLLAPDGLEPESVLLDGATGEVSTTCFFPDRPDLMDSRPLAPSLRTLVRFAAATEELADLRGQFASYAGRVGPKAVAEATRQLLAVFEEGTGPDGEVSPYWRMAALIRPLALMAGPGTVSGLTLDLPPRLLDQEFGPGRIARFEDVDFPATLTHEPTRRFLRETGLPEDGFLFHLDTDVPLPTLTEYCTEERPGDFPADRLPARADHLIRLGYLIEDNSLVVDGATGEVLNWSEPEARLYPLNTDISTLAFTLWLLHREKAIDAASDHELTTEAYDQLAATMIDVLRRVDPTGTVDRTGWHYWTELFQDEAGGVL, from the coding sequence ATGAGCACGATCGACGCCGCTGCCGCGGTGATCACGTTGACCGAGGACCAACTCGACCCGTACGTCACCCATGCGCCCACGCGCAGCTGGCTGACGGGTCCCGGACTGCCGGGCGACAGCCACCTGTTGACGTTCGAGGTACTGCGCAGTCACGGCCTGCGGACGGTGGCCGACGTGACGGCCGACCCCGACCGCCTGATGACCCGGCTGCGCGAACAGCTGGTCATAGGCGGACTCCTGGCGCCCGACGGCCTGGAGCCGGAGTCGGTGCTGCTCGACGGCGCGACCGGCGAGGTCTCGACGACCTGTTTCTTCCCGGACCGCCCCGACCTGATGGACAGCCGCCCGCTGGCGCCGTCCCTGCGGACGCTGGTCCGGTTCGCCGCGGCGACGGAGGAACTGGCGGATCTGCGCGGTCAGTTCGCCTCGTACGCCGGCCGCGTCGGGCCGAAGGCGGTGGCGGAGGCGACCCGGCAGCTGCTCGCGGTGTTCGAGGAGGGGACGGGACCGGACGGTGAGGTGTCGCCGTACTGGCGGATGGCGGCACTGATCCGCCCGCTCGCCCTGATGGCGGGCCCCGGCACCGTGTCCGGCCTGACCCTGGACCTGCCGCCACGTCTGCTGGACCAGGAGTTCGGCCCCGGCCGGATCGCCCGCTTCGAGGACGTCGACTTCCCCGCGACCCTCACCCACGAGCCGACCCGCCGCTTCCTGCGCGAGACGGGCCTGCCCGAGGACGGCTTCCTCTTCCACCTCGACACGGACGTCCCGCTCCCGACCCTCACCGAGTACTGCACCGAGGAACGCCCCGGCGACTTCCCGGCCGACAGGCTCCCCGCCCGCGCCGACCACTTGATACGCCTCGGCTACCTCATCGAGGACAACAGCCTCGTCGTCGACGGAGCCACCGGCGAGGTGCTGAACTGGAGCGAGCCCGAGGCGAGGCTGTACCCCCTCAACACGGACATCTCCACCCTCGCGTTCACCCTCTGGCTGCTGCACCGCGAGAAGGCGATCGACGCCGCCTCGGACCACGAACTGACCACGGAGGCCTACGACCAGCTGGCAGCGACGATGATCGACGTCCTGCGCAGGGTCGACCCGACGGGCACGGTCGACCGCACGGGCTGGCACTACTGGACGGAACTGTTCCAGGACGAGGCGGGCGGGGTGCTCTGA
- a CDS encoding ArsR/SmtB family transcription factor yields MTEPRDPQLRSLDARSLRGLAHPLRMQLLRALRQGGPATASMLAERLGESSGATSYHLRQLAAHGFVQDAPERGKGRERWWQAADQGISFDESLLGATDAATRGAADAFLHEVASTHARELATWVGTREDWLPAWAQSTDMSDWTLRLTPERARELIGEVHELLERYRDEDAPGAERVRVHTHAFPISTD; encoded by the coding sequence ATGACAGAGCCCCGGGATCCGCAGCTCCGCAGTCTCGACGCCCGCTCCCTGCGGGGCCTCGCCCACCCCTTGCGCATGCAGTTGCTGCGCGCCCTCCGGCAGGGCGGGCCCGCCACCGCGAGCATGCTCGCCGAACGCCTCGGTGAGTCCAGCGGGGCCACCAGCTACCACCTGCGGCAGCTCGCCGCGCACGGCTTCGTCCAGGACGCGCCGGAGCGCGGCAAGGGACGGGAACGGTGGTGGCAGGCGGCCGACCAGGGGATCAGCTTCGACGAGAGCCTGCTCGGCGCGACGGACGCGGCCACCCGTGGCGCTGCCGACGCCTTCCTGCACGAGGTCGCGTCCACCCATGCCCGTGAGCTGGCCACCTGGGTGGGCACCCGCGAGGACTGGCTGCCCGCATGGGCCCAGTCCACCGACATGAGCGACTGGACGCTACGGCTGACCCCCGAACGGGCCCGTGAACTCATCGGCGAGGTGCACGAGTTGCTGGAGCGCTACCGGGACGAGGACGCCCCCGGAGCGGAACGGGTCCGCGTCCACACGCACGCCTTCCCCATCAGTACGGACTGA
- a CDS encoding type II toxin-antitoxin system death-on-curing family toxin, translating into MTRHLTVADVTALARIAFGGRAPEALDPGLLASAVHRPRARMFGTAAYDDLYEQVAALLDALATNHPLVDGNKRTGNKSTGNKRTTWLAAATFLAVNGVDLAACDQDAAYDLVVDVASGVEGDVRRIAGRLREL; encoded by the coding sequence ATGACGCGGCACCTGACCGTCGCCGACGTGACCGCCCTCGCGCGGATCGCCTTCGGCGGACGCGCGCCCGAGGCCCTGGATCCGGGGCTGCTCGCCTCGGCGGTGCACCGGCCACGCGCCCGGATGTTCGGCACGGCCGCCTACGACGACCTGTACGAGCAGGTCGCCGCTCTGCTCGACGCCCTCGCGACCAACCATCCGCTCGTCGACGGGAACAAGCGCACCGGGAACAAGAGCACCGGGAACAAGCGCACCACCTGGCTCGCGGCGGCGACGTTCCTGGCCGTCAACGGGGTGGACTTGGCGGCGTGCGACCAGGACGCGGCGTACGACCTCGTCGTCGATGTGGCCTCCGGCGTGGAGGGCGACGTGAGGCGGATCGCGGGACGGCTGAGGGAGCTGTGA
- a CDS encoding DEAD/DEAH box helicase — MSASSSSSHHLSPAFPGRAPWGTASKLRAWQQGAMEKYVQEQPRDFLAVATPGAGKTTFALTLASWLLHHHVVQQVTVVAPTEHLKKQWAEAAARIGIRLDPEYSAGPLGKDYHGVAVTYAGVGVRPMLHRNRVEQRKTLVILDEIHHAGDSKSWGEACLEAFEPATRRLALTGTPFRSDTNPIPFVTYEEGADGIRRSAADYTYGYGSALADGVVRPVIFLSYSGNMRWRTKAGDEIEARLGEPMTKDAISQAWRTALDPRGDWMPAVLRAADQRLTEVRKAIPDAGALVIASDQDSARAYAKLIRDITGHKATLVLSDDAGASDRIDEFSGNTDRWMVAVRMVSEGVDVPRLAVGVYATTISTPLFFAQAVGRFVRSRRRGETASVFLPTVPDLLSFANEMERERDHVLDKPKKDGEEDPYAEEDKLLKEAEQQKDEDTGEQDMLPFEALESDAVFDRVMYNGAEFGMQAHPGSEEEQDYLGIPGLLEPDQVQLLLQKRQARQIAHSRKKPDAEADLLELPAERRPVVSHKELMELRRQLNNMVGAYVHQSGKPHGVIHTELRRVCGGPPSAEATAGQLRQRIAKVQEWATRMR; from the coding sequence ATGTCTGCTTCCTCCTCGTCCTCCCATCACCTCTCACCCGCGTTCCCCGGCCGCGCGCCCTGGGGCACCGCCAGCAAGCTGCGTGCCTGGCAGCAGGGTGCGATGGAGAAGTACGTCCAGGAGCAGCCGCGTGACTTCCTGGCGGTCGCCACGCCCGGCGCCGGCAAGACGACCTTCGCGCTGACGCTGGCGTCCTGGCTGCTGCACCACCACGTCGTGCAGCAGGTGACCGTGGTCGCGCCCACCGAGCATCTGAAGAAGCAGTGGGCGGAGGCCGCGGCGCGCATAGGGATCAGGCTCGACCCCGAGTACAGCGCCGGGCCGCTCGGCAAGGACTACCACGGGGTCGCGGTGACGTACGCGGGTGTCGGCGTGCGGCCCATGCTGCACCGCAACCGCGTCGAGCAGCGCAAGACCCTCGTCATCCTCGACGAGATCCACCACGCCGGTGACTCCAAGTCCTGGGGCGAGGCCTGTCTGGAGGCCTTCGAGCCGGCGACCCGGCGGCTGGCGCTGACGGGTACGCCCTTCCGGTCGGACACCAACCCCATCCCCTTCGTGACGTACGAGGAGGGAGCCGACGGCATCCGGCGCTCCGCCGCCGACTACACCTACGGCTACGGCTCCGCGCTCGCGGACGGCGTCGTGCGGCCCGTCATCTTCCTCTCCTACAGCGGCAACATGCGCTGGCGCACCAAGGCCGGTGACGAGATCGAGGCGCGGCTCGGCGAGCCGATGACCAAGGACGCGATCAGCCAGGCCTGGCGCACCGCGCTCGATCCGCGCGGCGACTGGATGCCGGCCGTGCTGCGCGCCGCCGACCAGCGGCTCACCGAGGTCAGGAAGGCGATCCCGGACGCCGGCGCCCTGGTCATCGCCTCCGACCAGGATTCGGCGCGGGCGTACGCCAAGCTCATCCGGGACATCACGGGCCACAAGGCGACCCTGGTGCTCTCCGACGACGCCGGGGCGTCCGACCGCATCGACGAGTTCAGCGGCAACACCGACCGGTGGATGGTCGCGGTGCGGATGGTGTCCGAGGGCGTCGACGTCCCGCGGCTCGCGGTCGGGGTGTACGCCACCACCATCTCGACGCCCCTGTTCTTCGCGCAGGCCGTCGGCCGCTTCGTACGGTCGCGCCGGCGCGGCGAGACCGCGTCCGTCTTCCTGCCGACCGTGCCCGACCTGCTCTCCTTCGCCAACGAGATGGAGCGCGAGCGCGACCACGTGCTCGACAAGCCGAAGAAGGACGGCGAGGAGGACCCGTACGCCGAGGAGGACAAGCTCCTCAAGGAGGCGGAGCAGCAGAAGGACGAGGACACCGGCGAGCAGGACATGCTGCCCTTCGAGGCCCTGGAGTCCGACGCCGTCTTCGACCGGGTCATGTACAACGGCGCCGAGTTCGGGATGCAGGCGCATCCGGGGAGCGAGGAGGAGCAGGACTACCTCGGCATCCCGGGTCTGCTGGAGCCGGACCAGGTGCAGTTGCTGCTCCAGAAGCGGCAGGCGCGGCAGATCGCGCACAGCCGCAAGAAGCCGGACGCCGAGGCCGATCTGCTCGAACTGCCCGCCGAGCGGCGGCCGGTGGTCAGCCACAAGGAACTGATGGAGCTGCGGCGGCAGCTCAACAACATGGTCGGCGCGTACGTCCACCAGAGCGGCAAGCCGCACGGTGTCATCCACACCGAACTGCGCCGGGTGTGCGGTGGGCCGCCGAGCGCCGAGGCGACGGCGGGTCAGCTGCGCCAGCGGATCGCCAAGGTGCAGGAGTGGGCCACGCGGATGCGATGA
- a CDS encoding xanthine dehydrogenase family protein molybdopterin-binding subunit, with amino-acid sequence MSNEAATATTTAEAVPAAEPLPHGLGASLPAADSRAKTEGTFPYAADLWAEGLLWAAVLRSPHPHARILSIDTSHAREMPGVRAVVTHEDVPGSPLHGRGKADRPVFASEVVRHHGEPIAAVAADHPDTARMAAAAVIVEYEVLDPVTDPEQAFEAEPLHPDGNLIRHIPLRHGDPDASGEVVVEGLYRIGRQDPAPIGAEAGLAVPRPDGGVELYLASTDPHTDRDTAAACYGLEPERVKVVVTGVPGATADREDQGFQLPLGLLALRTGCPVKLTATREESFLGHTHRHPTLLRYRHHADAEGRLVKVEAQILLDAGAYADTSAEALAAAVAFACGPYVVPNAFIEGWAVRTNNPPSGHVRGEGAMQVCAAYEAQMDKLAKKLGVEPAELRLRNVMATGDVLPTGQTVTCPAPVAELLQAVRDFPLPELPKDTPEDEWLLPGGPEGAGEPGAVRRGVGYGIGMVHMLGAEGADEVSTATVKVQDGVATVLCAAVETGQGFTTLARQIVQETLGIDEVHVAPVDTDQPPAGAGCRGRHTWVSGGAVERAAKMVRTQLLQPLAHKFGMSTELLQITDGKITSYDGVLSTTVTEALDGKELWATAQCRPHPTEPLDATGQGDAFVGLAFCAIRAVVDVDIEIGSVRVVELAVAQDVGRVLNPAQLAARVEAGVTQGVGIALTENLRTPRGVIRHPDLTGYVLPTALDAPDIRIVKLVEERDVVAPFGAKAVSAVPVVASPAAIASAVRAATGRPVNRLPIRPQAAVVTGQ; translated from the coding sequence GTGAGCAACGAAGCCGCCACCGCGACCACCACCGCGGAGGCCGTGCCCGCCGCGGAGCCGCTCCCGCACGGCCTCGGCGCCTCCCTGCCCGCCGCCGACTCCCGCGCGAAGACCGAGGGCACCTTCCCGTACGCCGCCGACCTGTGGGCCGAGGGCCTGCTCTGGGCGGCCGTACTGCGCTCACCCCACCCGCACGCGCGCATCCTGTCCATCGACACCTCCCACGCGCGCGAGATGCCCGGCGTCCGGGCCGTCGTCACCCACGAGGACGTGCCCGGCTCCCCGTTGCACGGCCGCGGCAAGGCCGACCGCCCGGTGTTCGCCTCCGAGGTCGTACGCCACCACGGCGAGCCCATCGCCGCCGTCGCCGCCGACCACCCGGACACCGCGCGGATGGCGGCGGCGGCCGTCATCGTCGAGTACGAGGTGCTCGACCCGGTGACCGACCCGGAGCAGGCCTTCGAGGCCGAGCCGCTGCACCCCGACGGCAACCTGATCCGGCACATCCCGCTGCGGCACGGCGACCCGGACGCGTCCGGCGAGGTCGTCGTCGAGGGCCTGTACCGCATCGGCCGCCAGGACCCGGCCCCCATCGGCGCCGAGGCCGGCCTCGCGGTGCCGCGGCCCGACGGCGGCGTGGAGCTGTACCTGGCGTCCACCGACCCGCACACCGACCGCGACACCGCCGCCGCCTGCTACGGCCTGGAGCCCGAACGCGTCAAGGTCGTCGTCACCGGCGTGCCCGGCGCCACCGCCGACCGCGAGGACCAGGGCTTCCAGCTCCCGCTGGGCCTGCTGGCGTTGAGGACCGGCTGCCCGGTGAAGCTCACGGCGACGCGCGAGGAGTCCTTCCTGGGCCACACGCACCGTCACCCCACGCTGCTGCGCTACCGCCACCACGCCGACGCCGAGGGCAGGCTGGTGAAGGTCGAGGCGCAGATCCTGCTGGACGCGGGCGCGTACGCGGACACCTCGGCGGAGGCGCTGGCCGCGGCGGTGGCGTTCGCCTGCGGCCCGTACGTCGTCCCGAACGCCTTCATCGAGGGCTGGGCCGTCCGCACCAACAACCCGCCCTCCGGCCACGTGCGCGGCGAGGGCGCCATGCAGGTCTGCGCCGCCTACGAGGCGCAGATGGACAAGCTGGCCAAGAAGCTCGGCGTCGAACCGGCGGAACTGCGCCTGCGCAACGTCATGGCCACGGGCGACGTGCTCCCCACCGGCCAGACGGTGACGTGCCCGGCGCCGGTCGCGGAACTGCTCCAGGCGGTACGGGACTTCCCGCTGCCCGAGCTCCCCAAGGACACCCCCGAGGACGAGTGGCTGCTGCCCGGCGGCCCCGAGGGCGCGGGCGAACCGGGCGCGGTGCGCCGGGGCGTCGGCTACGGCATCGGCATGGTGCACATGCTCGGCGCGGAGGGCGCCGACGAGGTCTCCACCGCCACCGTGAAGGTCCAGGACGGCGTGGCGACCGTGCTGTGCGCGGCCGTCGAGACCGGGCAGGGCTTCACGACGCTGGCGCGCCAGATCGTCCAGGAGACGCTCGGCATCGACGAGGTGCACGTGGCCCCCGTCGACACCGACCAGCCGCCCGCCGGCGCGGGCTGCCGAGGCCGTCACACCTGGGTGTCGGGCGGTGCGGTGGAACGCGCGGCGAAGATGGTCCGCACGCAGCTGCTGCAACCCCTGGCGCACAAGTTCGGCATGTCCACCGAGCTGCTCCAGATCACCGACGGCAAGATCACGTCGTACGACGGCGTGCTGTCGACCACCGTCACCGAGGCGCTGGACGGCAAGGAACTGTGGGCGACGGCCCAGTGCCGCCCGCACCCCACCGAGCCGCTCGACGCGACCGGGCAGGGCGACGCCTTCGTCGGGCTCGCCTTCTGCGCGATCCGCGCGGTGGTGGACGTCGACATCGAGATCGGCTCGGTACGGGTGGTGGAGCTGGCGGTCGCGCAGGACGTCGGGCGGGTGCTGAACCCGGCGCAGCTCGCGGCGCGCGTCGAGGCGGGCGTCACCCAGGGCGTCGGCATCGCCCTCACGGAGAACCTGCGCACGCCGCGGGGCGTGATACGGCATCCCGACCTCACCGGCTACGTCCTGCCGACGGCGCTGGACGCGCCCGACATCCGGATCGTGAAGCTGGTCGAGGAGCGGGACGTGGTGGCGCCCTTCGGGGCGAAGGCGGTCAGCGCGGTGCCGGTCGTGGCGTCACCGGCGGCGATCGCGTCGGCGGTGCGGGCGGCGACGGGCCGCCCGGTGAACCGCCTCCCGATCCGCCCGCAGGCCGCGGTGGTGACCGGGCAGTGA
- a CDS encoding S16 family serine protease, producing MLSRLSRTQALAVCAVPVVGLVAAAVFVPLPFSVAQPGMTANVLGEDRGTPVITISGAPTRETSGQLRMTTIEATSPDTRVWLGDVIDAWWRTDQAVMPRDAVYPTGDNVREIERHNEAQMRQSQNAATDAALAHLGLDDKNIKVDLELADVGGPSAGLLFSLGIVDKLEGDGSGGDLTGGRTVAGTGTIDADGTVGAVGGVALKTRAAHRDGATVFLVPSAECADATSERPEGLRLIPVKTLKDAIQSLTALEKGTGTVPSC from the coding sequence GTGCTCTCGCGTCTCTCACGTACCCAGGCCCTCGCCGTCTGCGCCGTGCCCGTCGTCGGTCTGGTCGCCGCCGCCGTGTTCGTGCCGTTGCCGTTCTCGGTGGCGCAGCCGGGCATGACGGCGAACGTGCTCGGCGAGGACCGGGGCACGCCGGTGATCACGATCTCCGGCGCGCCGACCCGTGAGACCAGCGGGCAGCTGCGGATGACGACGATCGAGGCGACGAGTCCGGACACGCGCGTCTGGCTCGGCGATGTGATCGACGCCTGGTGGAGGACGGACCAGGCGGTGATGCCCCGCGACGCGGTCTACCCGACGGGCGACAACGTCAGGGAGATCGAGCGGCACAACGAGGCCCAGATGCGCCAGTCCCAGAACGCGGCGACCGACGCCGCCCTCGCCCACCTGGGCCTCGACGACAAGAACATCAAGGTCGACCTCGAACTCGCCGACGTCGGCGGCCCCAGCGCCGGCCTGCTGTTCTCCCTCGGCATCGTCGACAAGCTCGAGGGCGACGGCAGCGGCGGCGACCTCACCGGCGGCCGCACCGTCGCCGGCACGGGCACCATCGACGCCGACGGCACGGTCGGCGCGGTGGGCGGCGTCGCCCTGAAGACCCGGGCGGCCCACCGTGACGGCGCGACGGTCTTCCTGGTGCCCAGCGCCGAGTGCGCCGACGCCACGTCGGAACGTCCCGAGGGCCTGCGCCTGATCCCGGTCAAGACCCTCAAGGACGCCATCCAGTCCCTGACCGCCCTGGAGAAGGGCACGGGCACGGTGCCCAGCTGTTAG
- a CDS encoding glycine betaine ABC transporter substrate-binding protein — translation MRRILGPAAALVLASGCGLTSGSPMVDDVRPGSIGQGEPLKGADLTVTSKEFTEQLILGAIMGIAFEAAGANVLDRTGIQGSVGSREAVKSGEADGGYEYTGTAWITYLGNSEPIPDPRQQWQAVRDADVRNGVTWLAPSALNNTYALAMNQANHRKYRTETLSDVAELAKSDPGAVTLCVEGEFANREDGLPGMERAYGMDIPPSQVTQMDTGIIYTQTAKGGCTFGEVFTTDGRIKSMNLAVMEDDKKFFPNYNAAPMINTHTLEEWPAIPQILDPITKRLDNSVAQTLNAKVDVDGEDPHQVALDWLVKEGFVREG, via the coding sequence CTCGCCGATGGTCGACGACGTGCGGCCCGGGTCGATCGGGCAGGGCGAGCCGCTGAAGGGCGCCGATCTGACGGTCACGTCCAAGGAGTTCACCGAGCAGCTGATCCTGGGCGCCATCATGGGGATCGCCTTCGAGGCGGCGGGCGCGAACGTCCTCGACCGGACCGGCATCCAGGGGTCGGTGGGGTCGCGGGAGGCGGTCAAGAGCGGCGAGGCGGACGGCGGGTACGAGTACACGGGCACGGCCTGGATCACGTACCTGGGCAACAGCGAACCCATCCCCGACCCGCGGCAGCAGTGGCAGGCGGTGCGCGACGCCGACGTGAGGAACGGCGTGACCTGGCTGGCCCCGTCGGCCCTGAACAACACCTACGCCCTCGCCATGAACCAGGCCAACCACCGGAAGTACCGCACCGAGACCCTCTCGGACGTGGCGGAACTGGCGAAGTCCGATCCCGGGGCGGTGACGCTGTGCGTGGAGGGCGAGTTCGCCAACCGGGAGGACGGGCTGCCGGGCATGGAGCGGGCCTACGGCATGGACATCCCGCCGTCCCAAGTCACCCAGATGGACACCGGCATCATCTACACCCAGACGGCGAAGGGCGGTTGCACCTTCGGGGAGGTCTTCACCACCGACGGCCGCATCAAGTCGATGAACCTGGCGGTGATGGAGGACGACAAGAAGTTCTTCCCCAACTACAACGCCGCCCCCATGATCAACACCCACACCCTCGAGGAATGGCCCGCGATCCCGCAGATCCTCGACCCGATCACGAAGAGGCTCGACAACTCGGTGGCCCAGACCCTCAACGCGAAGGTCGACGTCGACGGCGAGGACCCGCACCAGGTGGCACTGGACTGGCTGGTGAAGGAGGGGTTCGTGCGGGAGGGCTGA
- a CDS encoding MFS transporter has translation MAAPNPRDTDVADASTVPPRPDGEGVLSRSYRALSVGIVSVVLLIAFEATAVGTAMPVAARELDGVPLYAFAFSGYFTTSLFAMVLAGQWSDRRGPLGPLTTGIGAFAAGLLLSGTAGAMWLFILGRAVQGLGGGMVIVALYVVVGRAYPERLRPAIMAAFAASWVVPSVVGPLAAGAVTEQLGWRWVFLGIPVLVLLPLALALPQLRTRATGPVADGKDGKDCKGGGSFDRRRIRLALGISFGAGLLQYAAQDLRWLSVLPGVAGAALLVPAVLGLLPRGTWRAARGLPSVVLLRGVSAGSFIAAESFVPLMLVTQRGLSPTLAGFSLAAGGATWALGSWAQSRPRLEPYRQRLMTLGMLLVAAAIATAPSVLLDAVPVWIVAVAWAFGCLGMGLVISSTSVLLLHLSAPDQAGSNSAALQISDGLSNVLLLAAGGAAFAALGGGAVTHPTTETTASHPAAFTAVFLPMAGVALVGAWVTTRLRER, from the coding sequence ATGGCTGCCCCGAACCCCCGCGACACCGACGTCGCAGACGCCTCGACCGTCCCGCCGAGACCCGACGGCGAGGGCGTACTGAGCCGGTCGTACCGGGCGCTGAGCGTGGGCATCGTCTCGGTCGTGCTGCTGATCGCCTTCGAGGCGACGGCCGTGGGCACGGCGATGCCGGTGGCGGCGCGGGAACTGGACGGGGTGCCGCTGTACGCGTTCGCGTTCTCGGGGTACTTCACGACGAGTCTGTTCGCCATGGTGCTCGCGGGGCAGTGGTCCGACCGGCGCGGCCCGCTGGGCCCGCTGACCACCGGGATCGGCGCCTTCGCCGCGGGCCTGCTGCTGTCCGGGACGGCGGGGGCGATGTGGCTGTTCATCCTCGGGCGGGCGGTGCAGGGGCTCGGCGGCGGAATGGTGATCGTGGCGCTGTACGTCGTGGTCGGGCGGGCCTATCCGGAGCGGCTGCGGCCGGCGATCATGGCGGCGTTCGCGGCGAGCTGGGTGGTGCCCTCGGTGGTGGGGCCGCTCGCGGCGGGAGCGGTGACCGAACAGCTCGGCTGGCGCTGGGTGTTCCTCGGGATACCGGTGCTGGTGCTGCTCCCGCTGGCGCTCGCGCTGCCGCAGCTCCGCACCCGGGCGACGGGCCCGGTGGCGGACGGGAAGGACGGGAAGGACTGCAAGGGCGGGGGCTCCTTCGACCGCCGTCGTATCCGTCTCGCGCTCGGCATCTCGTTCGGCGCCGGGCTGCTCCAGTACGCGGCCCAGGACCTGCGCTGGCTCTCCGTGCTGCCCGGCGTGGCGGGCGCCGCGCTGCTGGTCCCGGCGGTCCTGGGTCTCCTCCCGCGCGGCACCTGGCGGGCGGCCCGCGGCCTGCCCTCCGTCGTGCTGCTGCGCGGCGTCTCGGCGGGGTCGTTCATCGCCGCGGAGTCCTTCGTGCCGCTGATGCTGGTCACGCAGCGCGGGCTCTCCCCGACGCTCGCCGGTTTCTCGCTGGCGGCGGGCGGGGCCACCTGGGCGCTGGGCTCCTGGGCGCAGTCGCGGCCACGCCTGGAGCCGTACCGGCAACGCCTGATGACGCTGGGCATGCTGCTGGTCGCCGCGGCCATCGCCACCGCCCCGAGTGTCCTGCTCGACGCCGTCCCGGTCTGGATCGTTGCCGTCGCCTGGGCCTTCGGCTGCCTCGGCATGGGCCTGGTCATCTCCTCCACCAGCGTCCTGCTCCTCCATCTCTCCGCTCCCGACCAGGCCGGCAGCAACTCCGCCGCCCTGCAGATCTCCGACGGCCTGTCCAACGTCCTGCTCCTGGCCGCGGGCGGTGCCGCCTTCGCGGCCCTGGGCGGCGGCGCGGTGACCCACCCGACGACCGAGACCACGGCCTCCCATCCGGCGGCGTTCACGGCGGTGTTCCTGCCGATGGCGGGGGTGGCGCTGGTGGGCGCGTGGGTGACGACGCGCCTGCGGGAGCGGTGA